The following coding sequences lie in one Burkholderia cepacia genomic window:
- a CDS encoding hydrogen peroxide-inducible genes activator has protein sequence MTLTELKYIVAVARERHFGRAAEACFVSQPTLSVAIKKLEDELNVQIFERGASEVSVTPIGDQIVTQAQRVLEQTFAIKEIAKQGKDPLVGPFRLGVIYTIGPYLLPTLVKQMIQRVPQMPLMLQENYTLKLLELLKQGEIDAAIMALPFPETGLMVRPLYDEPFVVALPAGHPWEKREEIDAEDLKQETMLLLGNGHCFRDHVLGVCPELMRFSQTADGIQKTFEGSSLETIRHMVASGVGITVLPRMSVAEVGPRANGPDAELLSYVPFNEPVPDRRVVLVWRKSFTRMPAIDAISDAISACDLPGVAKLDMPATMN, from the coding sequence ATGACGCTGACTGAATTGAAATACATCGTCGCGGTCGCGCGCGAACGGCATTTCGGCCGTGCGGCCGAAGCCTGCTTCGTGAGCCAGCCGACGCTGTCGGTGGCGATCAAGAAGCTCGAGGACGAGCTCAACGTGCAGATTTTCGAGCGCGGCGCGAGCGAAGTGAGCGTGACGCCGATCGGTGACCAGATCGTCACGCAGGCGCAGCGCGTGCTCGAGCAGACTTTCGCGATCAAGGAGATCGCGAAGCAGGGCAAGGACCCGCTGGTCGGCCCGTTCCGCCTCGGCGTGATCTACACGATCGGGCCGTACCTGCTGCCGACGCTCGTCAAGCAAATGATCCAGCGTGTCCCGCAGATGCCGTTGATGCTGCAGGAGAACTACACGCTGAAGCTGCTCGAACTGCTGAAGCAGGGCGAGATCGACGCCGCGATCATGGCGCTGCCGTTCCCGGAAACCGGCCTGATGGTGCGTCCGCTGTACGACGAGCCGTTCGTCGTCGCGCTGCCGGCCGGCCATCCGTGGGAGAAGCGCGAGGAAATCGACGCCGAGGACCTGAAGCAGGAAACCATGCTGCTGCTCGGCAACGGCCATTGCTTCCGCGATCACGTGCTCGGCGTGTGCCCGGAGCTGATGCGCTTCTCGCAGACGGCCGACGGCATCCAGAAGACCTTCGAGGGCTCGTCGCTCGAAACCATTCGCCACATGGTCGCGAGCGGCGTCGGCATCACGGTGCTGCCGCGGATGTCGGTGGCCGAGGTCGGCCCGCGTGCGAACGGTCCCGATGCCGAGTTGCTGTCGTACGTGCCGTTCAACGAACCGGTGCCCGACCGCCGCGTGGTGCTCGTGTGGCGCAAGAGCTTCACGCGGATGCCGGCGATCGACGCGATCAGCGACGCGATTTCCGCATGCGACCTGCCGGGCGTCGCGAAGCTCGACATGCCGGCCACGATGAACTGA
- the proC gene encoding pyrroline-5-carboxylate reductase, whose protein sequence is MKIAFIGGGNMAAALIGGLIKRGVAADGLYAIDVNEDVRARAAQQFGIRTGAAIDATLAGYDAVVLAVKPQVLKDVAQALAPHLTSQLVISIAAGIRGTDLARWLGDYARVVRTMPNTPALVGMGVTGLAALPGVDAAGRELASNVLGAVGEIVWFDDESQLDAVTAISGSGPAYVFYFIEALQEAARRLGMNDEQGRALAVATFTGAAQLAAQSGEPASVLRERVTSKGGTTAAALAAFDAQGVKEAIVRGALAAEARAKEMGDELGRA, encoded by the coding sequence ATGAAAATCGCATTCATCGGCGGCGGCAACATGGCCGCGGCCCTGATCGGCGGCCTGATCAAGCGCGGCGTCGCCGCCGACGGCCTGTATGCCATCGACGTCAACGAAGACGTTCGCGCGCGCGCCGCGCAGCAATTCGGCATCCGCACCGGCGCGGCCATCGACGCGACGCTCGCCGGTTACGACGCGGTCGTGCTCGCGGTGAAGCCGCAGGTACTGAAGGACGTCGCGCAGGCGCTCGCGCCGCACCTGACGTCGCAGCTCGTGATCAGCATCGCGGCCGGCATCCGCGGCACGGATCTCGCGCGCTGGCTCGGCGACTACGCACGCGTGGTGCGCACGATGCCGAACACGCCCGCGCTGGTCGGCATGGGCGTGACGGGTCTCGCCGCGCTGCCGGGCGTCGACGCGGCGGGCCGCGAACTCGCATCGAACGTGCTCGGCGCGGTCGGCGAGATCGTGTGGTTCGACGACGAATCGCAGCTCGACGCCGTCACGGCCATTTCGGGCAGCGGCCCCGCTTACGTGTTCTATTTCATCGAAGCGCTGCAGGAAGCCGCGCGCCGCCTCGGCATGAACGACGAACAGGGCCGCGCGCTCGCGGTCGCGACGTTCACGGGCGCCGCGCAACTGGCCGCGCAATCGGGCGAGCCGGCGAGCGTGCTGCGCGAGCGCGTGACGTCGAAGGGCGGCACGACGGCCGCCGCGCTCGCGGCATTCGACGCGCAGGGCGTGAAGGAAGCGATCGTGCGCGGCGCGCTCGCGGCCGAAGCGCGAGCGAAGGAAATGGGCGACGAACTCGGCCGCGCGTAA
- the glcF gene encoding glycolate oxidase subunit GlcF: MQTNLADFIRNTPDGDEADAILRKCVHCGFCTATCPTYQLLGDELDGPRGRIYLIKQMVEGAPVTRSTQQHLDRCLTCRSCETTCPSGVQYGRLVEIGRKHVEAQVQRPAQQRLMRRVLASLVPNAALFSPVMRLGQHVRPLLPKRLRDKVPPRTRLLEWPHRTHPRKMLMLGGCVQPSMLPNINIATARVLDALGIETVVAPDAGCCGAIRLHLNYHDEALDDARRNIDAWWPHVEQGAEAIVMNASGCGATVLEYAHLLRDDPAYAEKAQRIVSLTRDISDVLLAFEAELATLARRRAIHTVAYHPPCTLQHGQQSRGKVERLLETLGIDVRLPADSHLCCGSAGTYSLTQPSLSYRLRKQKLLKLQALEPQMIVSGNIGCIAHLQSGTQIPVAHWVQLVEHLLYG; the protein is encoded by the coding sequence ATGCAAACGAACCTCGCCGATTTCATCCGCAACACGCCCGACGGCGACGAGGCCGACGCGATCCTGCGCAAGTGCGTGCACTGCGGGTTCTGCACCGCGACCTGCCCGACCTACCAGCTCCTCGGCGACGAACTCGACGGCCCGCGCGGGCGCATCTACCTGATCAAGCAGATGGTCGAAGGCGCGCCCGTCACGCGCAGCACGCAGCAGCACCTCGACCGCTGCCTCACGTGCCGCAGCTGCGAGACGACCTGCCCGTCCGGCGTCCAGTACGGCCGGCTCGTCGAGATCGGCCGCAAGCACGTCGAAGCACAGGTGCAGCGCCCCGCGCAGCAGCGGCTCATGCGCCGCGTACTCGCGAGCCTCGTGCCGAACGCCGCGCTGTTCTCGCCCGTGATGCGGCTCGGCCAGCATGTCCGGCCGCTGCTGCCGAAGCGGCTGCGCGACAAGGTGCCGCCGCGCACGCGGCTGCTCGAATGGCCGCACCGCACGCATCCGCGCAAGATGCTGATGCTCGGCGGCTGCGTGCAGCCGTCGATGCTGCCGAACATCAACATCGCGACCGCGCGCGTGCTCGACGCGCTCGGCATCGAGACGGTCGTCGCGCCCGACGCGGGCTGCTGCGGCGCGATCCGCCTGCACCTGAACTATCACGACGAAGCGCTCGACGACGCACGCCGCAACATCGACGCATGGTGGCCCCACGTCGAACAGGGCGCCGAGGCGATCGTGATGAACGCATCGGGCTGCGGCGCGACGGTGCTCGAATACGCGCACCTGCTGCGCGACGATCCGGCTTACGCAGAGAAGGCGCAGCGCATCGTGTCGCTGACGCGCGACATCTCCGACGTGCTGCTCGCGTTCGAGGCCGAACTCGCGACGCTCGCGCGGCGCCGCGCGATCCATACGGTCGCGTACCACCCGCCGTGCACGCTACAGCACGGCCAGCAGTCGCGCGGCAAGGTCGAGCGGCTGCTCGAGACGCTCGGCATCGACGTGCGGCTGCCGGCCGACAGCCATCTGTGCTGCGGTTCGGCCGGCACCTATTCACTGACGCAGCCGTCGCTGTCGTACCGGTTGCGCAAGCAGAAGCTGCTGAAGCTGCAGGCACTCGAACCGCAGATGATCGTGTCGGGAAACATCGGCTGCATCGCGCACCTGCAGAGCGGCACGCAGATTCCGGTCGCCCACTGGGTCCAGCTCGTCGAGCATTTGCTGTACGGCTAG
- a CDS encoding Dps family protein, giving the protein MNRKTRATPINIGIGDKDRKKIADGLSRLLADTFSLYLKTHNFHWNVTGPMFNTLHLMFEAQYNELWLAVDSVAERIRTLGVVAPGTFADFAKLSSVPEAKGVPAAEEMIRQLVEGHETVVRTARDIFPIADAASDEPTADLLTQRLQTHEKTAWMLRSLLA; this is encoded by the coding sequence ATGAACAGGAAGACTCGCGCCACGCCGATCAACATCGGCATCGGCGACAAGGATCGCAAGAAGATCGCGGACGGCCTGTCGCGCCTGCTCGCCGATACGTTTTCGCTGTACCTGAAGACCCACAACTTCCACTGGAACGTCACGGGTCCGATGTTCAACACGCTGCACCTGATGTTCGAGGCGCAGTACAACGAACTGTGGCTCGCGGTCGATTCGGTCGCCGAGCGCATTCGTACGCTCGGCGTCGTCGCGCCCGGCACGTTCGCGGATTTCGCGAAACTGTCGTCGGTGCCGGAAGCGAAGGGTGTGCCGGCCGCCGAGGAGATGATCCGCCAGCTCGTCGAAGGGCACGAGACGGTCGTGCGCACCGCGCGCGACATCTTTCCGATCGCCGATGCGGCGAGCGACGAACCGACTGCCGACCTGCTGACGCAGCGCCTGCAGACGCATGAAAAGACCGCGTGGATGCTGCGGTCGCTGCTCGCGTAG
- the ubiA gene encoding 4-hydroxybenzoate octaprenyltransferase, translating into MLARFPLYLRLVRMDKPIGSLLLLWPTLNALWIASDGHPRWPLLVIFTLGTLLMRSAGCAMNDYADRDFDRHVKRTADRPLTSGKIQAWEAVAIAVGLSFIAFLLILPLNTLTKELSVVALFVAGSYPFMKRFFAIPQAYLGIAFGFGIPMAFAAVQDTVPTIAWVMLVANIFWSVAYDTEYAMVDRDDDIKIGIRTSALTFGRFDVAAVMACYAATLGIYVWVGVTLGFGLVYWAGWAAAVGCALYHYTLIKDRERMPCFAAFRHNNWLGGVLFAGIAAHYLLAGPAGN; encoded by the coding sequence ATGCTTGCCCGCTTTCCCCTGTATTTGCGGCTCGTCCGGATGGACAAGCCGATCGGCAGCCTGCTGCTGCTATGGCCGACGCTCAACGCGCTGTGGATCGCGTCGGATGGCCACCCGCGCTGGCCGTTGCTCGTGATCTTCACGCTCGGCACGCTGCTGATGCGCTCGGCCGGCTGCGCGATGAACGATTACGCCGATCGCGATTTCGACCGCCACGTGAAGCGCACGGCCGACCGGCCGCTGACGTCGGGCAAGATCCAGGCATGGGAGGCCGTCGCGATCGCGGTCGGGCTGTCGTTCATCGCGTTCCTGCTGATCCTGCCGCTGAACACGCTGACGAAGGAGCTGTCCGTCGTCGCGCTGTTCGTCGCGGGCTCGTATCCGTTCATGAAGCGCTTCTTCGCGATTCCGCAGGCCTATCTGGGCATTGCGTTCGGCTTCGGCATTCCGATGGCGTTCGCGGCCGTGCAGGACACGGTGCCGACGATCGCGTGGGTGATGCTGGTCGCGAACATCTTCTGGTCGGTTGCATACGACACCGAGTACGCGATGGTCGACCGCGACGACGACATCAAGATCGGCATCCGCACGTCCGCGCTGACGTTCGGCCGCTTCGACGTCGCGGCCGTGATGGCGTGCTATGCGGCGACGCTCGGCATCTACGTGTGGGTCGGCGTGACGCTCGGCTTCGGTCTCGTGTACTGGGCCGGCTGGGCGGCCGCGGTCGGCTGCGCGCTGTATCACTACACGCTGATCAAGGATCGCGAACGGATGCCGTGCTTCGCGGCATTCCGGCACAACAACTGGCTCGGCGGCGTGCTGTTTGCGGGGATCGCCGCGCATTACCTGCTGGCGGGTCCGGCGGGCAACTGA
- the glcE gene encoding glycolate oxidase subunit GlcE produces MEEDDIVAGWAERIRAASADGRPLRIRGGGTKDWYGQALEGEILDTRAFQGIVSYDPAELVVTVRAGTPLAQLETVLAECGQMLPFEPPHFGRAATVGGCVAAGLAGPRRATCGAPRDFVLGVTLMNGRGEMLRFGGQVVKNVAGYDVSRLMAGALGTLGLMLDLSIKVLPMPVAEVTLKFEMTATDAVRKLNEWGGHPLPVSASAWRNGTLVLRLSGAEAAVKSAKTLLGGEVVDAVEAERFWAGLREHTDPFFNGVPPGYALWRLALPSITEPMHLPGTQLMEWGGAQRWWITDADAQTVRMSAKQAGGHATLFRAGDAYDRSAGVFTPLPAPMMKIHRGLKAAFDPARIFNRGRLYPDL; encoded by the coding sequence ATGGAAGAGGACGACATCGTCGCCGGATGGGCCGAGCGCATTCGCGCAGCCAGTGCCGACGGCCGGCCGCTGCGGATTCGCGGCGGCGGCACCAAGGACTGGTACGGCCAGGCGCTCGAGGGCGAAATACTCGACACGCGCGCGTTTCAGGGCATCGTGTCGTACGACCCGGCCGAACTCGTCGTCACGGTCCGCGCGGGCACGCCGCTCGCGCAGCTTGAAACCGTCCTCGCCGAGTGCGGCCAGATGCTGCCGTTCGAGCCGCCGCACTTCGGCCGCGCGGCCACGGTCGGCGGCTGCGTCGCGGCCGGTCTCGCGGGCCCGCGTCGCGCCACCTGCGGCGCACCGCGCGATTTCGTGCTCGGCGTCACGCTGATGAACGGCCGCGGCGAAATGCTGCGCTTCGGCGGGCAGGTCGTGAAGAACGTCGCCGGCTACGACGTGTCGCGACTGATGGCCGGCGCGCTTGGCACGCTCGGGCTGATGCTCGACCTGTCGATCAAGGTGCTGCCGATGCCCGTCGCCGAGGTCACGCTGAAGTTCGAGATGACCGCGACCGATGCGGTACGCAAGCTCAACGAATGGGGCGGCCATCCGCTGCCCGTCAGCGCGAGCGCCTGGCGCAACGGCACGCTCGTGCTGCGCCTGTCGGGCGCCGAGGCGGCCGTGAAATCCGCGAAGACGCTGCTCGGCGGCGAAGTCGTCGACGCGGTCGAAGCCGAGCGCTTCTGGGCCGGCCTGCGCGAGCATACCGACCCGTTCTTCAACGGCGTCCCGCCCGGTTACGCACTATGGCGCCTCGCGCTGCCGTCGATCACCGAACCGATGCACCTGCCCGGCACCCAGCTGATGGAATGGGGCGGCGCGCAGCGCTGGTGGATCACCGACGCCGATGCGCAGACCGTACGCATGAGCGCGAAGCAGGCCGGTGGCCACGCGACGCTGTTCCGCGCGGGCGACGCGTACGACCGCAGCGCGGGCGTGTTCACGCCGCTTCCCGCCCCGATGATGAAAATCCACCGCGGGCTGAAGGCCGCGTTCGATCCCGCGCGCATCTTCAACCGCGGCCGGCTCTACCCTGATCTTTGA
- a CDS encoding YggS family pyridoxal phosphate-dependent enzyme — MSDLAARLESVHRRIADAARAAGRDPATVSLLAVSKTFPADDVRAAHAAGQHAFGENYVQESIDKIDALADLRTSLEWHFIGPLQSNKTRPVAERFDWVHSVDRLKIAQRLSEQRPAHLPPLNVCVQVNISGEASKSGVAPADVAEVARAVTALPSLRLRGLMAIPEPAGDTEAQRAPHRALRALFDTLRADGLSLDTLSMGMSADLDAAVLEGATIVRVGTAIFGARDYSH; from the coding sequence ATGTCCGATCTCGCCGCCCGTCTCGAATCCGTTCATCGCCGCATTGCCGACGCCGCCCGCGCGGCCGGCCGCGATCCCGCCACCGTGTCGTTGCTCGCCGTCTCGAAGACATTCCCCGCCGACGACGTGCGCGCCGCGCACGCGGCCGGGCAACACGCATTCGGCGAAAACTACGTGCAGGAGTCGATCGACAAGATCGACGCGCTCGCCGACCTGCGCACGAGCCTCGAATGGCATTTCATCGGGCCGCTGCAATCGAACAAGACGCGCCCGGTCGCCGAGCGCTTCGACTGGGTTCATTCCGTCGACCGGCTGAAGATCGCGCAGCGCCTGTCGGAACAACGCCCCGCGCACCTGCCGCCGCTCAACGTGTGCGTGCAGGTGAACATCAGCGGCGAGGCGTCGAAGAGCGGCGTCGCGCCGGCCGACGTGGCCGAGGTCGCACGCGCGGTCACCGCGCTGCCGTCGCTGCGGCTGCGCGGCCTGATGGCGATTCCCGAACCGGCCGGCGACACCGAAGCGCAACGCGCACCGCACCGCGCACTGCGCGCGCTGTTCGACACGTTGCGCGCCGACGGCCTGTCGCTCGACACGCTGTCGATGGGCATGTCCGCCGATCTCGACGCGGCCGTGCTCGAAGGTGCGACGATCGTGCGCGTCGGCACCGCGATCTTCGGCGCGCGCGATTATTCGCACTGA
- a CDS encoding FAD-linked oxidase C-terminal domain-containing protein — MNAPVELSSAARAQRQREVVQALMAVLPTHCLLYRDEDTAPYECDGLSAYRRLPLAVALPETESQVQRIVQICRRMEVPIVPRGAGTSLSGGALPIALGVVLSLARFTRIVEVDPYARTATVQPGVRNLAISEAAAPYGLYYAPDPSSQIACTIGGNVAENSGGVHCLKYGLTVHNVMRVRAVTIDGEIVEFGSLALDMPGLDLLAVMIGSEGMFAIVTEVTVKLIPKPQTAQLVMASFDDVVKGGEAVAAIIASGIIPAGLEMMDKPATQAVEAFTHAGYDLDAKAILLCESDGTPEEVAEEIVRMTAVLREHGATRIQISRNEQERLRYWSGRKNAFPAAGRISADYYCMDGTVPRRAIGPLLARIEQLETRYGLRCINVFHAGDGNMHPLILYNANDPDELHRAEQFGAEILECCVEFGGSVTGEHGVGIEKLNSMCVQFSPQERDAFFAVKRAFDPAGLLNPDKGIPTRARCAEYGRQHVRGGLLPHPDLPRF; from the coding sequence ATGAACGCTCCCGTCGAACTGTCGAGCGCCGCCCGCGCGCAGCGTCAGCGCGAAGTCGTGCAGGCGCTGATGGCCGTGCTGCCGACGCATTGCCTGCTGTACCGCGACGAAGACACGGCACCGTACGAATGCGACGGCCTGTCGGCGTACCGCCGCCTGCCGCTCGCGGTCGCGCTGCCGGAAACGGAATCGCAGGTCCAGCGGATCGTGCAGATCTGCCGTCGCATGGAAGTGCCGATCGTGCCGCGCGGCGCGGGCACGAGCCTGTCGGGCGGCGCGCTGCCGATCGCGCTCGGCGTCGTGCTGTCGCTCGCGCGCTTCACGCGCATCGTCGAAGTCGATCCGTACGCGCGCACGGCGACCGTGCAGCCCGGCGTGCGCAACCTCGCGATCTCGGAAGCCGCCGCGCCGTACGGCCTCTATTACGCGCCCGATCCTTCGTCGCAGATCGCCTGCACGATCGGTGGCAACGTCGCGGAAAACTCCGGCGGCGTCCATTGCCTGAAATACGGGCTGACCGTGCACAACGTGATGCGCGTGCGCGCGGTGACGATCGACGGCGAGATCGTCGAATTCGGCTCGCTCGCGCTCGACATGCCGGGCCTCGACCTGCTCGCCGTGATGATCGGCAGCGAGGGGATGTTCGCGATCGTCACCGAGGTCACGGTGAAGCTGATCCCGAAGCCGCAAACGGCCCAGCTCGTGATGGCGAGCTTCGATGACGTCGTCAAGGGCGGCGAGGCCGTCGCGGCGATCATCGCGTCGGGCATCATCCCGGCCGGGCTCGAGATGATGGACAAGCCGGCCACGCAGGCCGTCGAGGCGTTCACGCACGCGGGCTACGACCTCGATGCGAAAGCGATCCTGCTGTGCGAATCTGACGGCACGCCAGAAGAAGTCGCCGAGGAGATCGTGCGGATGACGGCCGTGCTGCGCGAACACGGCGCGACGCGCATCCAGATATCGCGCAACGAACAGGAGCGGCTGCGCTACTGGTCGGGCCGCAAGAATGCATTTCCGGCCGCCGGCCGCATTTCCGCGGACTATTACTGCATGGACGGCACCGTGCCGCGCCGCGCGATCGGCCCGCTGCTCGCGCGCATCGAACAACTCGAGACGCGCTACGGGCTGCGCTGCATCAACGTGTTCCATGCGGGCGACGGCAACATGCACCCGCTGATCCTGTACAACGCGAACGATCCGGACGAGTTGCACCGCGCCGAGCAGTTCGGCGCGGAAATCCTCGAATGCTGCGTGGAATTCGGCGGCAGCGTGACGGGCGAGCACGGCGTCGGCATCGAGAAGCTCAATTCGATGTGCGTACAGTTCTCGCCGCAGGAGCGCGACGCGTTCTTCGCGGTCAAGCGCGCATTCGATCCGGCCGGCCTGCTGAACCCGGACAAGGGTATCCCGACCCGCGCGCGCTGCGCCGAGTACGGCCGCCAGCACGTGCGCGGCGGGCTGCTGCCGCACCCCGACCTGCCGCGCTTCTGA
- the katG gene encoding catalase/peroxidase HPI, with protein sequence MSNETKCPFNHTAGGGTTNKDWWPNQLNLNILHRHSALSDPMDKDFDYAEAFNKLDLAAVKKDLHALMTTSQDWWPADFGHYGGLFIRMAWHSAGTYRTADGRGGAGGGQQRFAPLNSWPDNVSLDKARRLVWPIKQKYGRSISWADLLILTGNVALESMGFKTFGFAGGRVDTWEPDDVYWGSEKIWLELSGGPNSRYSGKRDLESPLAAVQMGLIYVNPEGPDGNPDPVAAAHDIRETFARMAMNDEETVALIAGGHTFGKTHGAGPASNVGAEPEAAGLEEQGLGWKSTFGTGKGKDAITSGLEVTWTSTPTKWSNDFFKHLFSYEWELTKSPAGAHQWVAKDAGDVIPDAFDASKKHRPTMLTTDLSLRFDPAYEKISRRFYENPAEFADAFARAWFKLTHRDMGPRARYLGPEVPAEHLLWQDPIPAVDHKLIDDADVAALKAKVLASGLSVSQLVSTAWASAATFRGSDKRGGANGARIRLAPQKDWEVNRPAELAKVLATLEGVQKAFNDAQTGGKKVSLADLIVLAGAAGVEQAAKNAGVAVTVPFAPGRADATQEETDIEAMAVLEPVADGFRNFLKHAYKTPAEALLVDKAQLLTLSAPEMTVLVGGLRVLGANAGDTKHGVFTDRPEALTNDFFVNLLDMGTEWKPVSAANDVFEGRDRATGKVKWTGTRVDLIFGSHAQLRALAEVYGSGDAKEKFARDFVAAWNKVMNLDRFDLA encoded by the coding sequence ATGTCGAACGAAACGAAGTGCCCGTTCAACCACACCGCTGGTGGCGGCACGACGAACAAGGACTGGTGGCCGAATCAGCTGAACCTGAACATCCTGCATCGGCATTCGGCGCTGTCCGATCCGATGGACAAGGATTTCGACTATGCCGAAGCATTCAACAAGCTGGACCTCGCGGCAGTGAAGAAGGACCTGCACGCGCTGATGACGACGTCGCAGGACTGGTGGCCGGCTGACTTCGGTCACTACGGCGGCCTGTTCATCCGCATGGCCTGGCACAGCGCCGGCACGTACCGCACGGCCGACGGCCGCGGCGGCGCGGGCGGCGGGCAGCAGCGCTTCGCGCCGCTCAACAGCTGGCCGGACAACGTGAGCCTCGACAAGGCACGCCGGCTCGTGTGGCCGATCAAGCAGAAATACGGCCGCAGCATCTCGTGGGCCGACCTGCTGATCCTGACCGGCAACGTCGCGCTCGAATCGATGGGCTTCAAGACCTTCGGCTTCGCCGGCGGCCGCGTCGACACGTGGGAACCGGACGACGTGTACTGGGGCTCGGAAAAGATCTGGCTGGAACTGAGCGGCGGCCCGAACAGCCGTTACTCGGGCAAGCGTGACCTCGAAAGCCCGCTTGCCGCGGTGCAGATGGGCCTCATCTACGTGAACCCGGAAGGCCCGGACGGCAACCCCGACCCGGTCGCCGCCGCGCACGACATCCGCGAGACGTTCGCGCGGATGGCGATGAACGACGAGGAAACGGTTGCGCTGATCGCGGGCGGCCACACGTTCGGCAAGACGCACGGCGCCGGTCCGGCGTCGAACGTCGGCGCCGAGCCGGAAGCCGCGGGCCTCGAAGAGCAGGGTCTCGGCTGGAAGAGCACGTTCGGCACGGGCAAGGGCAAGGACGCGATCACGAGCGGTCTCGAGGTCACGTGGACGTCGACGCCGACCAAGTGGAGCAACGACTTCTTCAAGCACCTGTTCAGCTACGAGTGGGAGCTGACGAAGAGCCCGGCCGGCGCGCACCAGTGGGTCGCGAAGGATGCCGGCGACGTGATCCCGGATGCGTTCGACGCGTCGAAGAAGCATCGCCCGACGATGCTGACGACCGACCTGTCGCTGCGTTTCGACCCGGCCTACGAAAAGATCTCGCGCCGCTTCTACGAGAACCCGGCCGAGTTTGCCGACGCGTTCGCGCGTGCATGGTTCAAGCTCACGCACCGCGACATGGGGCCGCGCGCCCGTTATCTCGGCCCGGAAGTGCCGGCCGAGCATCTGCTGTGGCAGGACCCGATCCCGGCCGTCGACCACAAGCTGATCGACGATGCCGACGTCGCCGCGCTGAAGGCGAAGGTGCTGGCATCGGGCCTGTCGGTGTCGCAGCTCGTGTCGACCGCATGGGCGTCGGCTGCAACGTTCCGCGGCTCGGACAAGCGCGGTGGCGCGAACGGCGCCCGTATCCGCCTGGCCCCGCAGAAGGACTGGGAAGTGAACCGTCCGGCTGAACTCGCGAAGGTGCTCGCGACGCTCGAAGGCGTACAGAAGGCGTTCAACGACGCGCAGACGGGCGGCAAGAAGGTGTCGCTCGCCGACCTGATCGTGCTGGCCGGTGCGGCCGGCGTCGAGCAGGCAGCGAAGAACGCGGGCGTCGCGGTGACGGTGCCGTTTGCACCGGGCCGCGCGGATGCGACGCAGGAAGAGACCGACATCGAAGCGATGGCCGTGCTCGAACCGGTCGCGGATGGCTTCCGCAACTTCCTGAAGCACGCGTACAAGACGCCGGCCGAGGCGCTGCTGGTCGACAAGGCGCAACTGCTGACGTTGAGCGCGCCGGAAATGACGGTGCTGGTCGGTGGCCTGCGTGTGCTCGGAGCGAATGCGGGCGACACGAAGCACGGCGTGTTCACCGATCGTCCGGAAGCGCTGACGAACGACTTCTTCGTGAACCTGCTCGACATGGGCACGGAGTGGAAGCCGGTGTCGGCCGCGAACGACGTGTTCGAAGGGCGCGATCGCGCGACGGGCAAGGTCAAGTGGACGGGCACGCGTGTCGACCTGATCTTCGGCTCGCATGCGCAACTGCGTGCGCTGGCCGAGGTGTACGGCAGCGGCGACGCGAAGGAGAAGTTCGCACGCGACTTCGTCGCGGCCTGGAACAAGGTGATGAACCTCGACCGCTTCGACCTCGCATGA